One window of the Lysobacter sp. S4-A87 genome contains the following:
- a CDS encoding glycine zipper 2TM domain-containing protein, with protein MSSQNLRLLGIAAAAMVALAGCATSPSPGYSSAPAPSYGGSSNSCYDCGTVTRIEQVAAGTTAPSATGAILGGIVGAVAGHEISAHTGGSKGNQNVAAAAGAVGGAVAGNAIQKNTGSPAYNVYVRLNDGRTTVVTQKDLEGIREGSFVRVNNGRAWLQ; from the coding sequence ATGAGTTCCCAGAATCTCCGCCTGCTTGGTATTGCCGCCGCTGCCATGGTCGCGCTTGCGGGTTGTGCCACGTCTCCGTCCCCCGGCTACAGCAGTGCGCCGGCACCGTCCTACGGTGGTAGCAGCAATTCCTGCTACGACTGCGGCACGGTCACCCGGATCGAACAGGTCGCCGCCGGCACCACGGCCCCCAGCGCCACCGGCGCCATCCTCGGCGGCATCGTCGGCGCCGTCGCCGGCCACGAGATCTCCGCCCATACCGGTGGCAGCAAGGGCAACCAGAATGTTGCGGCCGCCGCTGGCGCCGTCGGCGGCGCCGTTGCCGGCAACGCAATCCAGAAGAACACCGGCAGCCCGGCCTATAACGTTTATGTGCGCCTGAACGATGGTCGCACCACCGTCGTCACGCAGAAGGACCTCGAAGGCATTCGCGAAGGTTCGTTTGTCCGCGTGAATAACGGACGCGCCTGGCTGCAGTAA
- a CDS encoding glutathione S-transferase family protein translates to MITVYGYSCSGNCHKLKLLLTQLGREFKWVEIDSTCGETRTPEYLGKNPNGKVPMVELEDGRILTESNAILCWLAEGTPFWAGDAWQRAQVLSWMFFEQYSHEPYVAVARFIRGWTTLDSPRRATLEQLRERGHQALVVMEQHLAAQHEWFSGEAYGIADIALFAYTVVADEGGFDVSRYPQIRDWLARVMKTPGFVAMAAPPVEVASRLALPD, encoded by the coding sequence ATGATCACCGTCTATGGCTATTCCTGTTCGGGCAACTGCCACAAGCTGAAGTTGTTGCTGACCCAGCTTGGCCGCGAGTTCAAGTGGGTCGAGATCGACAGCACCTGCGGCGAAACACGCACGCCCGAATACCTGGGCAAGAATCCCAACGGCAAGGTGCCGATGGTCGAGCTCGAGGACGGTCGCATCCTCACCGAGTCCAACGCGATCCTGTGCTGGCTGGCCGAAGGCACGCCGTTCTGGGCGGGCGATGCCTGGCAGCGTGCGCAGGTGCTGAGCTGGATGTTCTTCGAGCAGTACAGCCATGAACCGTATGTCGCGGTTGCGCGCTTCATCCGTGGCTGGACGACGCTGGACTCGCCGCGCCGGGCCACGCTGGAGCAGTTGCGCGAGCGCGGTCACCAGGCGCTGGTCGTGATGGAACAGCACCTGGCCGCCCAGCACGAGTGGTTCAGCGGCGAGGCCTATGGCATCGCCGACATCGCCCTGTTCGCCTACACCGTCGTTGCCGACGAAGGTGGCTTCGACGTCTCGCGCTACCCGCAGATACGCGATTGGCTGGCCCGCGTGATGAAGACGCCGGGCTTTGTCGCCATGGCGGCGCCTCCGGTCGAGGTCGCCTCGCGCCTGGCGCTGCCGGACTGA
- a CDS encoding thiamine pyrophosphate-dependent enzyme: MSVLPNPIPARMKGLNRAEICDVNFSEFVKAWNGHADARPAAGEAILEGSALDARGFRELFESQLVSRHLDLMARVLRVQNKVFYTIGSSGHEGNAMVARLTRHTDPAFLHYRSGGFMAERFRKLPGADGKPRDPVMDSALSFAASKDDPASGGRHKVWGSKPLWVLPQTSTIASHLPKALGTAVAIEAGKRLGHALPVPDDSITICSFGDASANHATAQTAFNAAAWTAYQKLPAPVLFVCEDNGIGISVKTPGGWIGNRFRNMDGLDYFTADGLDLAAGYGDVQRAVEHCRSTRRPTFLHLKTTRIMGHAGTDFEIEWRSIEELCAVEATDPLLRSAAIALESGLMSKDEVLDLYEQTRKRCFAAADEADRRPKLDNLAEVIAPLAPYTPAKVAAEARRADYGPRRLEVFGSEAKLPENQPPRHLAIQINNALHDIFAKYPETLLFGEDVAQKGGVYTVTKGLQKAFGPRRVFNTLLDETMILGMAQGFANVGMLPIPEIQYLAYFHNACDQIRGEAASLQFFSNNQFANPMVVRIAGLGYQRGFGGHFHNDNSITALRDIPGLVVGCPSRGDDAATMLRTLTALAKVDGRVSVFLEPIALYMTKDLYEAGDGAWLTSYPKPDEAMTLGEGRVYGEGNDDLVIFSYGNGVPMSLRAARTIEAKHGWKTRVVDLRWLVPLNEDYIREQARSARRLLIVDEGRHSAGVGEGVLTAIAEGGLFKGTHGARPFQRVVGVDTYTPLAGAAFLVIPGEDDIVAAADRLA, encoded by the coding sequence ATGTCCGTACTGCCCAATCCGATCCCCGCGCGCATGAAAGGCCTCAACCGGGCCGAGATCTGCGACGTCAACTTCAGCGAGTTCGTCAAGGCCTGGAACGGCCACGCCGATGCGCGCCCGGCTGCAGGCGAGGCGATCCTCGAGGGCAGTGCGCTTGATGCGCGCGGATTCCGCGAGCTGTTCGAGTCGCAGCTGGTCAGCCGCCACCTCGACCTGATGGCGCGCGTGCTGCGCGTGCAGAACAAGGTCTTCTACACGATCGGCTCCAGCGGTCACGAAGGCAACGCGATGGTGGCGCGCCTGACCCGCCATACCGATCCGGCATTCCTGCACTACCGCTCCGGCGGCTTCATGGCCGAGCGCTTCCGCAAGTTGCCGGGCGCAGATGGCAAGCCGCGTGACCCGGTGATGGATTCGGCCCTGTCGTTCGCCGCCAGCAAGGACGACCCGGCCAGCGGTGGCCGCCACAAGGTCTGGGGCAGCAAGCCGTTGTGGGTCCTGCCGCAGACCTCGACCATCGCCTCGCACCTGCCCAAGGCACTGGGCACGGCGGTCGCCATCGAAGCCGGCAAGCGCCTGGGTCACGCGTTGCCGGTTCCGGACGACAGCATCACGATCTGCTCCTTCGGCGACGCGTCGGCCAACCACGCCACTGCGCAGACCGCATTCAACGCCGCCGCCTGGACCGCGTACCAGAAGCTGCCGGCGCCGGTCCTGTTCGTCTGCGAGGACAACGGCATCGGCATCTCGGTGAAGACCCCCGGTGGCTGGATCGGCAACCGCTTCCGCAACATGGACGGCCTGGATTACTTCACTGCCGACGGCCTCGACCTGGCCGCCGGCTACGGCGACGTGCAGCGCGCCGTCGAACATTGCCGCAGCACGCGCCGTCCGACCTTCCTGCACCTGAAGACGACCCGCATCATGGGTCACGCCGGCACCGACTTCGAGATCGAATGGCGTTCGATCGAGGAGCTGTGCGCGGTCGAGGCCACCGACCCGTTGCTGCGCTCTGCCGCGATCGCGCTGGAGTCGGGCCTGATGTCGAAGGACGAAGTCCTCGACCTGTACGAGCAGACCCGCAAGAGGTGCTTCGCCGCCGCCGACGAGGCCGACCGTCGTCCCAAGCTCGACAATCTGGCCGAAGTGATCGCGCCATTGGCGCCGTACACGCCGGCCAAGGTCGCCGCCGAAGCCAGGCGGGCCGATTACGGCCCGCGCCGCCTGGAAGTGTTCGGCAGCGAGGCCAAGCTGCCGGAGAACCAGCCGCCACGGCATCTGGCGATCCAGATCAACAACGCCCTGCACGACATCTTCGCCAAGTACCCCGAGACGTTGCTGTTCGGCGAGGACGTGGCGCAGAAGGGTGGCGTCTACACCGTCACCAAGGGCTTGCAGAAGGCCTTCGGCCCGCGCCGCGTGTTCAACACGCTGCTCGACGAGACGATGATCCTGGGCATGGCCCAGGGCTTCGCCAACGTCGGCATGCTGCCAATCCCCGAAATCCAGTACCTGGCGTACTTCCACAACGCCTGCGACCAGATCCGCGGCGAGGCGGCAAGCCTGCAGTTCTTCAGCAACAACCAGTTCGCCAATCCGATGGTCGTGCGCATTGCCGGCCTGGGCTACCAGCGCGGCTTCGGCGGCCACTTCCACAACGACAACTCGATCACTGCGCTGCGCGACATCCCGGGCCTGGTGGTGGGTTGCCCGTCGCGCGGTGACGACGCGGCGACGATGCTGCGCACGTTGACGGCGCTGGCCAAGGTGGACGGACGGGTGAGCGTGTTCCTGGAGCCGATCGCGCTGTACATGACCAAGGACCTGTACGAAGCCGGCGACGGCGCCTGGCTGACGAGCTATCCCAAGCCCGACGAAGCGATGACGCTGGGCGAGGGTCGCGTCTACGGCGAAGGCAACGACGACCTGGTGATCTTCAGCTACGGCAACGGCGTGCCGATGAGCCTGCGCGCGGCGCGGACCATCGAGGCCAAGCATGGCTGGAAGACCCGCGTGGTCGACCTGCGCTGGCTGGTGCCGCTCAACGAGGACTACATCCGCGAGCAGGCGCGCAGCGCCAGGCGCCTGCTGATCGTCGACGAAGGCCGCCACAGCGCTGGCGTGGGCGAAGGCGTCCTGACCGCGATCGCCGAAGGCGGGCTCTTCAAGGGAACGCACGGTGCGCGGCCGTTCCAGCGCGTCGTCGGCGTCGACACCTACACGCCGCTGGCCGGCGCTGCATTCCTGGTGATTCCGGGCGAGGACGACATCGTGGCGGCGGCGGATCGGCTGGCCTGA
- a CDS encoding DUF456 domain-containing protein translates to MELQGIYYVLAGLLMLVGIAGTVLPALPGLPLVFAGMLLAAWAGDFREVGWVPLVILGLLTVFSLGIDLLATSIGAKRVGASRLAVVGAVLGTFAGLFFGPVGLFAGPFVGALGGELIHGREVRKAAKVGFGTWLGIVFGVVLKLGLAFAMLGLFAFAWFF, encoded by the coding sequence ATGGAATTGCAGGGGATTTATTACGTATTGGCCGGGCTTCTGATGCTGGTCGGGATAGCCGGCACGGTATTGCCGGCCCTGCCCGGCCTGCCCCTGGTATTCGCCGGCATGTTGCTGGCGGCCTGGGCCGGGGATTTTCGCGAGGTCGGCTGGGTGCCGCTGGTGATACTGGGCCTGCTGACCGTGTTCTCGCTGGGCATCGACCTGCTGGCCACCTCGATCGGCGCCAAGCGCGTCGGGGCGAGCCGGCTCGCCGTGGTCGGGGCGGTACTGGGCACGTTTGCCGGGCTGTTCTTCGGGCCGGTCGGGCTGTTCGCCGGACCGTTCGTCGGCGCCCTCGGCGGCGAGCTGATCCATGGCCGGGAAGTACGCAAGGCGGCCAAGGTCGGATTCGGCACCTGGCTCGGCATTGTCTTCGGCGTGGTCCTCAAGCTCGGCCTGGCGTTCGCCATGCTCGGCCTGTTCGCCTTCGCCTGGTTTTTCTGA
- a CDS encoding GNAT family N-acetyltransferase — protein MSVFDIQLETPRLLLRPPQAGDFDAWAAFRADEEATRFIGGAEARPMAWRNFAAMIGVWHLKGFAMFSVIEKASGEWVGRVGPWQPEGWPGTEVGWSIVRRHWGKGFGPEAAAVSIDWAIDHLGWTEVIHTIDPQNTNSKTVAAKLGSRYLRMGRLPVPFDTNEIEIWGQSREQWLARRTREERT, from the coding sequence GTGTCTGTCTTCGACATCCAGCTCGAAACCCCGCGCCTGCTTCTGCGTCCGCCGCAGGCGGGCGATTTCGACGCGTGGGCGGCGTTTCGTGCCGACGAAGAAGCCACACGCTTCATCGGTGGCGCCGAAGCGCGGCCGATGGCGTGGCGCAACTTCGCCGCGATGATCGGCGTGTGGCACCTCAAGGGCTTCGCCATGTTCTCGGTCATCGAGAAGGCCAGCGGCGAATGGGTAGGGCGCGTCGGACCCTGGCAGCCGGAAGGCTGGCCGGGCACGGAAGTCGGCTGGAGCATCGTCCGCAGGCACTGGGGCAAGGGCTTCGGGCCCGAGGCGGCGGCTGTCTCCATCGACTGGGCCATCGATCACCTGGGCTGGACCGAGGTGATCCACACCATCGATCCGCAGAACACCAATTCCAAGACCGTTGCTGCCAAGCTCGGCTCGCGCTACCTGCGCATGGGCCGCCTGCCGGTGCCATTCGATACCAACGAGATCGAAATCTGGGGTCAGTCGCGCGAGCAGTGGCTCGCCCGACGCACACGCGAGGAGCGCACATGA
- a CDS encoding cold-shock protein translates to MSNRETGTVKWFNDAKGFGFISRENGEDVFVHFRAIQSQGFKSLKEGQKVSFTVVQGQKGLQADAVQPL, encoded by the coding sequence ATGTCGAACCGTGAAACCGGTACCGTCAAGTGGTTCAACGATGCCAAGGGCTTCGGCTTCATCAGCCGCGAAAATGGTGAGGACGTGTTCGTGCACTTCCGCGCCATCCAGTCGCAGGGCTTCAAGAGCCTGAAGGAAGGCCAGAAGGTCTCCTTCACCGTCGTCCAGGGCCAGAAGGGCCTGCAGGCAGACGCCGTCCAGCCGCTCTGA
- a CDS encoding tRNA threonylcarbamoyladenosine dehydratase, which translates to MTITTLDPAWLERFAGVDRLYGVGTIARLSTCRVAVVGMGGVGSWLVEALARTGIGHLTLIDADDLCVSNTNRQLPALAGQYGRAKVEAMAERCRAINPQITVEAVASFVTPSNLAEMLDRGFDLVVDACDSFRTKVEMAAWCRRRKLPLIVVGSAGGRTDATLVRVRDLSRTEHDAMLALVRKKLRSEFNFPKNTDRYFGISAIYSLENVKYPQPDGSVCGVRPQVSGDAALKLDCGAGLGAATHITGTFAFAAVGRALELLLKRK; encoded by the coding sequence ATGACCATCACCACCCTGGACCCGGCCTGGCTCGAGCGCTTCGCCGGGGTCGACCGCCTTTACGGCGTCGGAACCATTGCCCGCCTGTCCACTTGTCGCGTTGCCGTCGTCGGCATGGGCGGCGTCGGCTCATGGCTGGTGGAGGCGCTGGCACGCACCGGCATCGGCCACCTGACCCTGATCGATGCCGATGACCTGTGCGTGTCCAACACCAACCGCCAGCTGCCGGCCCTGGCCGGCCAGTACGGCCGCGCCAAGGTCGAGGCGATGGCCGAACGCTGTCGTGCGATCAATCCACAGATCACGGTCGAGGCCGTGGCGAGTTTCGTCACGCCTTCGAACCTGGCGGAGATGCTCGACCGCGGGTTCGACCTGGTGGTCGATGCCTGCGACAGCTTCCGCACCAAGGTCGAGATGGCCGCATGGTGCCGTCGCCGCAAGCTGCCGCTGATCGTTGTCGGCTCGGCCGGCGGGCGCACCGATGCAACGCTGGTGCGCGTTCGCGACCTGTCGCGCACCGAGCACGATGCGATGCTGGCGCTGGTGCGCAAGAAGCTGCGCAGCGAGTTCAACTTCCCGAAGAACACCGATCGCTACTTCGGCATCTCGGCGATCTACTCGCTGGAGAACGTCAAGTATCCGCAGCCCGACGGCAGCGTCTGCGGCGTGCGGCCGCAGGTCAGCGGGGACGCCGCACTGAAACTGGACTGCGGCGCAGGGCTCGGCGCGGCCACGCACATCACCGGCACGTTCGCATTCGCCGCGGTCGGTCGCGCGCTGGAATTGCTGCTGAAGCGAAAGTAG
- the asnB gene encoding asparagine synthase (glutamine-hydrolyzing) has translation MCGLAGLLRATPDASDERLTTLAGAMGDALVHRGPDDRGVWTEAEAGIALAHRRLSILDLSPLGHQPMASSDHRFVIAYNGEVYNFAELREVLVARGHAFRGHSDTEVLLAAVVEWGVEDAIARCNGMFAIALWDRQERCLWLARDRVGKKPLYYGWAGETFVFGSELKALWRHPDFDNGVSRDALALLLRLDYIPAPHAIHEGTFKLMPGTLLRIDAAAVAGGAGAHDPARDQRRYWDPRERMEAALRAPFKGDEREAENRLDELLREAVGLRMVADVPVGVFLSGGTDSSIVTALMQAQSRHPVRSFTIGFERSHHDEAHLAREVADHLHTAHTELYVSGSDALAVVPTLPAMFDEPFADASQVPTALVARLARSAVTVALSGDGGDELFFGYKRYERALRNWRWQRRVPSPLRKALARSATGHGEASRTGGFAALAAEMGAGGIGDVYRQRIARWRDPACAVPGAKLPATLYDQPDPLHGAGTAADAMMLADFSVYLPEDLLCKVDRTSMAVSLEARAPLLDWHVAEFAWSLPLAFKRHAKGNKYLLKQVLRRYLPDEMVDRGKRGFGAPVSDWLRGDLRDWASALLDEQRLREEGYFDAAAVHGIWRKFLDGERKWHTHLWNVLMFQAWHEHWRQQRNVARVSEAHPG, from the coding sequence ATGTGCGGTCTCGCCGGATTGTTGCGCGCCACCCCCGACGCCAGTGATGAGCGGCTGACGACGCTCGCTGGCGCGATGGGCGATGCGCTGGTCCATCGGGGCCCGGATGATCGCGGTGTCTGGACGGAAGCGGAGGCGGGCATCGCGCTCGCCCATCGACGACTTAGCATCCTCGACCTGTCGCCGCTGGGACATCAGCCGATGGCGTCGAGCGACCACCGCTTCGTCATCGCCTACAACGGCGAGGTCTACAACTTCGCCGAGCTGCGCGAGGTGCTGGTCGCGCGCGGCCACGCCTTCCGCGGCCACTCCGACACCGAAGTGCTGCTGGCCGCGGTGGTGGAGTGGGGCGTGGAAGACGCGATCGCCCGCTGCAACGGCATGTTCGCCATCGCACTGTGGGACCGCCAGGAACGCTGCCTTTGGCTGGCCCGCGACCGCGTCGGCAAGAAGCCGCTGTACTACGGCTGGGCCGGTGAAACCTTCGTGTTCGGCTCCGAGCTCAAGGCGCTGTGGCGGCACCCGGATTTCGACAACGGCGTCAGCCGCGATGCGCTCGCGCTGCTGCTGCGACTGGATTACATCCCGGCGCCGCATGCAATCCACGAAGGCACGTTCAAGCTGATGCCAGGCACGCTGCTGCGCATCGACGCAGCGGCGGTGGCGGGCGGTGCCGGCGCGCATGATCCGGCACGCGACCAGCGCCGCTACTGGGATCCACGCGAACGCATGGAAGCGGCGCTGCGGGCGCCCTTCAAGGGCGACGAGCGCGAAGCCGAGAACCGCCTCGACGAACTCCTGCGCGAGGCGGTCGGCCTGCGCATGGTCGCCGACGTACCGGTCGGCGTGTTCCTGTCGGGCGGCACCGATTCCTCGATCGTCACCGCGCTGATGCAGGCGCAGAGCCGGCATCCGGTGCGCAGCTTCACCATCGGCTTCGAGCGCTCGCACCATGACGAGGCGCACCTTGCGCGCGAGGTCGCCGATCATCTGCATACCGCGCACACCGAGCTGTACGTCAGCGGCAGCGATGCGCTTGCGGTGGTGCCGACGCTGCCGGCGATGTTCGACGAACCGTTCGCCGACGCCTCGCAGGTGCCGACCGCGCTGGTGGCGCGCCTGGCGCGCAGTGCGGTCACCGTGGCCCTGTCGGGTGACGGAGGCGACGAGCTGTTCTTTGGCTACAAGCGTTACGAGCGCGCATTGCGCAACTGGCGCTGGCAGCGTCGCGTGCCGTCGCCGCTGCGCAAGGCCCTGGCGCGCAGTGCGACCGGCCATGGCGAAGCCTCCCGCACCGGCGGCTTCGCAGCGCTTGCGGCCGAAATGGGTGCCGGCGGTATTGGCGACGTCTACCGCCAGCGCATCGCGCGCTGGCGCGACCCGGCCTGCGCAGTACCGGGTGCGAAGCTGCCGGCGACGCTCTACGACCAGCCCGATCCGTTGCACGGCGCCGGCACGGCCGCCGACGCGATGATGCTGGCCGACTTCAGCGTCTATCTGCCCGAAGACCTGCTGTGCAAGGTTGACCGGACCAGCATGGCGGTGAGCCTGGAGGCGAGGGCGCCGTTGCTGGACTGGCACGTGGCGGAGTTCGCCTGGTCGCTGCCGCTGGCGTTCAAGCGCCACGCCAAGGGCAACAAATACCTGCTCAAGCAGGTCCTGCGGCGTTATTTGCCGGACGAGATGGTCGACCGCGGCAAGCGCGGGTTTGGCGCGCCGGTCAGCGACTGGCTGCGCGGCGACCTGCGCGACTGGGCCTCAGCACTGCTGGACGAGCAGCGCCTGCGCGAAGAAGGCTATTTCGACGCCGCTGCCGTGCACGGCATCTGGCGCAAGTTCCTCGACGGCGAGCGCAAGTGGCACACGCACCTGTGGAACGTGCTGATGTTCCAGGCGTGGCACGAGCATTGGCGCCAGCAGCGAAACGTAGCCCGGGTAAGCGAAGCGCACCCGGGTTGA
- a CDS encoding TatD family hydrolase, with amino-acid sequence MALLVDSHCHLDAAEFDGDRDQVVARARQAGVTRQVVPAVDAAGWPKLRQACPAGSGLYPAYGLHPMYLSAHRDEHLPLLREWIERERPLAVGECGLDYFVEGLDAQQQMHFFEGQLQLAREFDLPVIVHARRAVDAVIAAIRRVGGLRGVVHSYSGSEEQARQLWRAGFMLGLGGPVTYDRANRLRKLAASMPLEHLLLETDAPDQPDAGIRGQRNEPARLPQVLAVIAGLRGIEAEELARATTANAERLFALPA; translated from the coding sequence GTGGCCCTGCTGGTCGACAGCCACTGCCATCTGGACGCGGCCGAGTTCGACGGCGACCGTGACCAGGTGGTCGCGCGCGCGCGCCAGGCCGGCGTCACCCGCCAGGTCGTGCCGGCCGTCGATGCCGCCGGCTGGCCGAAGCTGCGCCAGGCCTGCCCGGCCGGCAGCGGCCTGTACCCGGCCTACGGCCTGCATCCGATGTATTTGTCGGCGCACCGCGACGAACACCTGCCGCTGCTGCGCGAATGGATCGAACGCGAGCGCCCGTTGGCAGTGGGCGAATGCGGTCTCGACTACTTCGTCGAAGGCCTCGATGCGCAACAACAGATGCACTTCTTCGAAGGCCAGCTGCAGCTTGCGCGCGAGTTCGACCTGCCGGTCATCGTGCATGCGCGTCGCGCCGTCGATGCGGTGATTGCCGCCATTCGCCGCGTCGGCGGACTGCGCGGCGTCGTCCACAGCTACTCGGGAAGCGAAGAGCAGGCACGGCAGTTATGGCGCGCAGGCTTCATGCTCGGACTCGGCGGCCCGGTGACCTACGACCGCGCCAATCGCCTGCGCAAGCTGGCGGCATCGATGCCGCTGGAGCACCTGCTGCTGGAAACCGATGCGCCGGACCAGCCCGATGCAGGCATTCGCGGGCAGCGCAACGAGCCTGCGCGGTTGCCGCAAGTGCTGGCCGTCATCGCAGGTCTGCGCGGTATCGAAGCCGAAGAACTGGCTCGCGCGACGACGGCCAATGCCGAACGCCTGTTTGCGTTGCCCGCGTAG
- a CDS encoding acyl-CoA dehydrogenase family protein: protein MALHPYDLYDVRSLLTDEERAVQDTVARFTNERVIPIIGDAFDQARFPKELVGEIAELGLLGSSLPEKYGCAGLNAVSYGLICQELERGDSGIRSFVSVQSSLCMYPIYAYGSEEQRMRWLPDMAAGKVIGCFGLTEPHGGSDPANMKTHARRDGGDWVLNGSKMWITNGNVADIAIVWAQTDEGIQGFIVEKGMPGFAAQEIKHKMSLRASVTSSLFFDNVRVPDSNRLPNVKGLKGPLGCLTQARYGITWGPIGAAIACLDEVLNYTKERILFDRPVAATQSAQIKMAEMARRITLAQLLVVQLGRLKDAGAMQPAQVSLAKWNNCRMAIDIARECRDLLGGAGITTEHAAIRHALNLESVITYEGTETVHQLVIGRELTGISAF, encoded by the coding sequence ATGGCCCTGCACCCGTACGATCTCTACGACGTCCGCTCCCTGCTCACTGACGAGGAGCGCGCCGTACAGGACACGGTGGCGCGTTTCACCAACGAGCGCGTGATTCCGATCATCGGTGACGCGTTCGACCAGGCCCGTTTCCCGAAGGAGCTGGTCGGCGAGATCGCCGAACTGGGTCTGCTCGGTTCCTCGCTGCCGGAGAAGTACGGCTGCGCCGGCCTCAACGCGGTCAGCTATGGCCTGATCTGCCAGGAACTCGAGCGCGGCGACAGCGGCATCCGCAGCTTCGTAAGCGTGCAGTCCTCGCTGTGCATGTACCCGATCTATGCCTACGGTTCGGAAGAGCAGCGCATGCGCTGGCTGCCGGACATGGCCGCGGGCAAGGTCATCGGCTGCTTCGGCCTGACCGAGCCGCACGGTGGTTCCGATCCGGCCAACATGAAGACCCACGCCAGGCGTGACGGCGGCGACTGGGTGCTCAACGGTTCCAAGATGTGGATCACCAACGGCAATGTCGCCGACATCGCGATCGTCTGGGCGCAAACCGACGAGGGCATCCAGGGTTTCATCGTCGAGAAGGGCATGCCCGGTTTCGCCGCGCAGGAAATCAAGCACAAGATGAGCCTGCGCGCGTCGGTGACCAGCTCGCTGTTCTTCGACAACGTGCGCGTGCCGGACAGCAACCGCCTGCCCAATGTGAAGGGCCTCAAGGGTCCGCTGGGCTGCCTGACTCAGGCGCGTTACGGCATCACCTGGGGCCCGATCGGTGCGGCGATCGCCTGCCTCGACGAGGTGCTGAACTACACCAAGGAACGCATCCTGTTCGACCGTCCCGTGGCGGCGACGCAGAGCGCCCAGATCAAGATGGCCGAGATGGCGCGCCGCATCACCCTGGCGCAGTTGCTGGTGGTTCAGCTCGGCCGCCTCAAGGACGCCGGTGCCATGCAGCCGGCGCAGGTGTCGCTGGCCAAGTGGAACAACTGCCGCATGGCCATCGACATCGCACGTGAGTGCCGCGACCTGCTCGGCGGCGCCGGCATCACCACCGAGCATGCGGCGATCCGCCACGCGCTCAACCTGGAGTCGGTGATCACCTACGAGGGCACCGAAACCGTGCATCAGTTGGTGATCGGCCGTGAGCTGACGGGCATCAGCGCGTTTTGA
- a CDS encoding glycine zipper 2TM domain-containing protein, translating into MNKNILAVALASLLVGGVAVAAFNSFRGSDNAQAQVDANGQPVGQDGDMAADGSIQSGKIEYADVLNVKPINEKEKLYATVIGTDAVRETSTTSTPREVCEDVVVQERAPERDGNVGGTVAGAVIGGLVGNQIGSGNGRKAATAAGAVAGGFIGNTVDKRHVGGKVTSRTERQCHTTSSTSQSSRVVGYNVTYRNPDGTTGSMRTDSKPGNQILLGEEDKVVGYDVTYRYDGAEQTIRMDERPVNNRLPVIDGQVVTQTASASTGSTQG; encoded by the coding sequence ATGAACAAGAACATCCTCGCAGTCGCCCTGGCTTCGCTGCTGGTCGGCGGCGTTGCAGTCGCGGCCTTCAACAGCTTCCGTGGCAGCGACAACGCGCAGGCCCAGGTTGATGCCAATGGCCAGCCGGTCGGCCAGGACGGCGACATGGCGGCCGACGGCTCCATCCAGTCGGGCAAGATCGAGTACGCCGACGTCCTCAACGTCAAGCCGATCAACGAGAAGGAAAAGCTGTACGCCACCGTGATCGGCACCGATGCGGTGCGCGAGACCAGCACCACTTCGACCCCGCGCGAGGTCTGCGAGGACGTGGTCGTGCAGGAGCGCGCTCCGGAGCGTGACGGCAACGTGGGCGGCACCGTAGCCGGCGCCGTGATCGGCGGCCTGGTCGGCAACCAGATCGGCAGCGGCAACGGCCGCAAGGCTGCGACCGCCGCGGGCGCTGTCGCGGGCGGCTTCATCGGCAACACGGTGGACAAGCGCCATGTCGGCGGCAAGGTCACCAGCCGCACCGAGCGCCAGTGCCACACCACTTCGTCGACGTCGCAGTCTTCGCGCGTGGTCGGTTACAACGTGACCTACCGCAATCCGGACGGCACCACCGGTTCGATGCGCACCGACAGCAAGCCGGGCAACCAGATCCTGCTGGGTGAAGAGGACAAGGTGGTCGGTTATGACGTGACCTACCGTTACGACGGCGCCGAGCAGACCATCCGCATGGACGAGCGTCCGGTCAACAACCGCCTGCCGGTCATCGACGGCCAGGTCGTGACCCAGACCGCTTCGGCCTCGACGGGTTCGACCCAGGGCTGA
- a CDS encoding DUF6116 family protein, with the protein MANPLTAPLLAFLGKLSFPRLFVLTAALFVVDLAVPDFVPLADEILLGLGTLLLASWKKRKDPGLPPAPRAPR; encoded by the coding sequence ATGGCCAACCCACTCACCGCTCCCCTGCTGGCCTTCCTGGGCAAGCTCAGCTTCCCGCGCCTGTTCGTGCTGACCGCCGCCCTTTTCGTGGTGGACCTGGCCGTGCCCGACTTCGTGCCCCTGGCCGACGAGATCCTGCTGGGCCTGGGCACCCTGCTGCTGGCCAGCTGGAAGAAGCGCAAGGACCCGGGTCTGCCGCCCGCGCCCCGCGCCCCCCGCTGA